A genome region from Penaeus chinensis breed Huanghai No. 1 chromosome 22, ASM1920278v2, whole genome shotgun sequence includes the following:
- the LOC125037088 gene encoding uncharacterized protein LOC125037088, with the protein MAHGRSPPKSPRRTPARTHAAEGGTRASRDAARDSRSHTQPQRHSRSRTQPQAHFTGSLSSSSTPRPLLESLAYRETDEESNIQWIERRRGTNENEENDEHTRRMLRRRAEFEEEEEGIQKETLATRICRAAKVVSGFLISMGLVLVFYVIITTIMGEKSPLDIFNFDLETDDLVERRGNFTDPTLVNSIAKRDPRDGEASGFPVRSLTIEGFGHASSDAPVLGKEAATADAEGDLLYYDDTGYEDSASRTNTNGTLPSDPEGRSYVAYIPVPLNNEEEEEDYEEEDDDEERRPSNSNPVFVPVMIMPEGGAPGMMGMGPQFPVQNGRPPPPHPGRRPPRLPFPQQPLRRPLPVRLPPVPAGRPQQPRMPLNGHSPNLRNPPLNTGTNSRNGIISMNGGMSNMPNRFTDGDFYTAEGNTNVYTMNQGVNNMPSINSGMNSRNRINNVNSGMRNMQNMNSVNRGITANGNMNSANGANRNTDLGNPPSPGHTAQDIWNSLADIMSRPSGSPLLPNPSSSRPAVPPPAGGVGPRAPPGAPPRPRVRPPPMITSRGPGHPLGPPPPLPPARRVRPRLLPKSRMSGPLPKPRPPRPHYRRPLLPPIPPPPGMPIVRRRQPRPAPAHRPPRDFQYPRDSGSIQEIIRYMRDKDQRQGESKDVRLPPGFSIGSQDHIVGHNSFRPNSGFTIGSQDHIVGSNPFGDTLSNINTQSQSDVGFGNIQQTSGEKFNNNYNFNSGGGSNFNNGGGNNFGGGGNGVRVSGGGGIPGFNSGSNGGGNYFNNGGNNYNSDDNFNHGGNHFNNGNSNFNNGGVNFNNGGNSFNGGSSMSVIPPVQNTYDSGTSKSRPFNIMLDVYPMDDSPVPSGSRPFQTSISFNGGNGRFDSNSNGGRFSDGSSNNYDSGINGNAYNNGNSYDSYNGNGFNNNNGNRYNNNNRFNDRDDANKHEVILHLNLFSKSPLSIRRQGSVDDFASGRSGAVSVELPLTGQLSPLDVYKAIINKARTSTAQAQVQLPPGVETDSRDEVEIELFDVEEGPRLLQAIEYGLQDLNQSLPPDLRFVFDNSPASASDLHHAVNGEDTGPSRNSSAGFPNDGEEMWPSPSWPATEYAHNDDYSYYDYYEYEDYGTDVVDTETTTLRATTTTVAVTTTSGSKEEEAELLPTPCWHSSENDKNVSGAT; encoded by the exons ATGGCCCACGGAAGGTCGCCGCCCAAGTCTCCTCGCAGGACTCCAGCGCGGACGCACGCGGCCGAGGGAGGCACCAGAGCCTCCAGGGACGCAGCCAGGGACTCCAGGAGCCACACGCAGCCCCAAAGACATTCTAGAAGCCGCACTCAGCCTCAGGCCCACTTCACTGGCTCACTAAGCTCAAGCTCAACCCCTCGACCGCTCCTGGAAAGCCTAGCATACAG GGAGACAGACGAGGAGAGCAACATCCAGTGGatcgaaagaaggagagggacaaacgagaatgaagaaaatgatgagcaTACAAGAAGAATGCTGAGAAGAAGAGCAGAattcgaggaagaggaggaaggcataCAGAAGGAGACGCTGGCGACGCGAATCTGCAGGGCCGCGAAGGTGGTCTCCGGATTTCTCATCTCCATGGGACTCGTGCTCGTG TTCTATgtgattatcaccaccattatggGCGAGAAATCTCCACTGGACATCTTCAACTTCGACCTGGAGACGGACGACCTCGTGGAGCGGCGAGGCAACTTCACGGACCCGACGCTAGTCAACTCTATCGCGAAGAGAGACCCTAGGGACGGGGAGGCCTCGGGGTTCCCCGTGCGGAGTCTCACCATCGAAGGCTTCGGCCACGCGTCCAGCGACGCTCCCGTCCTGGGGAAGGAAGCTGCGACTGCAGACGCCGAAGGAGACCTCCTGTACTATGATGACACTGGCTATGAGGACAGTGCATCGCGGACCAACACCAATGGAACACTGCCTTCGGACCCCGAAGGGCGCTCCTACGTGGCATATATCCCCGTTCCACttaataatgaagaggaagaagaagattatgAAGAGGAAGACGACGATGAGGAAAGAAGACCGTCTAACTCCAACCCAGTATTTGTTCCCGTAATGATCATGCCGGAGGGAGGTGCTCCTGGCATGATGGGCATGGGCCCTCAGTTCCCGGTCCAGAACGGAcggcctccccctcctcatcccggAAGGCGGCCTCCCCGGCTGCCCTTCCCCCAGCAGCCTCTTCGCAGGCCACTGCCAGTGCGCCTCCCCCCTGTTCCCGCCGGCCGCCCCCAGCAGCCGCGGATGCCCCTGAATGGCCACAGTCCCAACCTCAGGAACCCTCCACTGAACACAGGAACTAACAGCAGAAACGGAATTATCAGTATGAATGGTGGCATGAGTAATATGCCCAATAGATTTACTGACGGTGATTTCTATACTGCAGAAGGAAACACTAATGTGTATACCATGAATCAAGGTGTGAATAATATGCCAAGTATAAACAGTGGGATGAACAGTAGGAATAGAATTAACAATGTTAATAGCGGGATGAGAAATATGCAAAATATGAACAGTGTGAACAGGGGTATTACTGCAAATGGGAATATGAACAGTGCAAATGGGGCAAACAGAAACACTGACCTCGGGAATCCGCCGTCGCCTGGACACACGGCACAGGATATATGGAATTCTTTGGCTGACATAATGAGCAGGCCCAGTGGCAGTCCTTTGTTGCCTAACCCCAGCTCTAGTCGCCCGGCCGTGCCGCCGCCCGCAGGAGGCGTTGGGCCTCGAGCACCGCCCGGTGCCCCTCCACGGCCTAGAGTAAGACCTCCCCCAATGATAACCTCTCGAGGACCTGGACACCCACTTGGACCGCCACCACCCTTACCACCCGCCCGTCGTGTGCGCCCACGACTGCTCCCCAAATCCCGCATGTCAGGCCCGCTTCCCAAACCACGACCACCACGCCCCCACTACCgacgtcccctccttccccccattccacCTCCCCCAGGTATGCCCATCGTGCGCCGCAGACAACCCCGTCCGGCCCCGGCCCATCGACCGCCGAGGGATTTCCAGTATCCCCGCGACTCCGGCAGCATCCAGGAGATCATCAGGTACATGAGAGACAAGGACCAAAGGCAAGGTGAAAGCAAGGACGTGCGACTCCCCCCTGGGTTCTCCATAGGAAGCCAAGACCACATCGTTGGCCACAACAGCTTCAGGCCCAACAGTGGCTTCACCATAGGCAGCCAAGACCACATCGTAGGCAGCAACCCCTTTGGCGACACCCTGAGCAATATCAACACCCAAAGCCAAAGTGATGTGGGCTTCGGAAACATCCAGCAGACAAGTGGAGAGAAattcaacaataattataacttcAACAGTGGTGGCGGAAGTAATTTTAACAACGGTGGTGGAAACAATTTTGGCGGAGGAGGAAATGGTGTTCGCGTGAGTGGCGGCGGCGGGATTCCCGGCTTCAACAGTGGAAGTAACGGTGGGGGCAATTATTTCAACAATGGAGGCAATAActataacagtgatgacaatttCAACCACGGTGGTAATCATTTCAACAACGGTAACAGTAACTTCAATAATGGTGGCGTAAATTTCAATAATGGGGGTAATAGTTTCAATGGTGGTAGCAGCATGTCAGTCATTCCTCCTGTCCAAAACACATATGACAGCGGTACTTCGAAATCAAGACCTTTTAACATCATGTTGGACGTGTATCCCATGGATGACAGCCCAGTGCCATCTGGCTCACGACCTTTCCAGACGAGCATTTCTTTCAATGGGGGTAATGGCCGCTTCGATTCAAACAGCAATGGAGGCAGATTCAGTGATGGCAGttccaataattatgatagtggcaTCAATggaaatgcttataataatggtaacagctaCGACAGTTACAATGGAAATggattcaacaacaacaatggcaaccgatacaacaacaacaacagattcaATGACAGGGACGACGCCAACAAGCACGAGGTCATCCTCCATCTGAACCTATTTTCGAAGTCTCCTCTGTCCATTCGCCGACAAGG GAGTGTCGACGACTTTGCCAGTGGCCGGAGTGGGGCGGTGTCAGTGGAGCTTCCCCTGACTGGTCAGCTGAGTCCCCTCGACGTGTATAAGGCAATCATCAATAAAGCAAGAACCTCCACCGCGCAGGCGCAAGTTCAGCTTCCTCCAG GTGTAGAGACAGACTCGCGGGACGAGGTGGAGATTGAACTGTTCGACGTTGAAGAGGGACCAAGGCTCCTTCAGGCAATCGAGTATGGCCTCCAGGATCTGAACCAGAGCCTTCCTCCAGACCTCCGCTTCGTCTTCGACAACTCGCCGGCTTCCGCCTCGGACCTCCATCATGCCGTCAACGGAGAGGACACAGGTCCATCGAGGAACTCTTCTGCGGGCTTCCCCAACGACGGCGAGGAGATGTGGCCGTCGCCCTCCTGGCCTGCCACAGAGTACGCCCACAATGACGACTACAGTTACTATGACTACTACGAGTATGAAGATTATGGTACGGACGTAGTGGACACTGAAACAACTACACTAagagcaacgacaacaacagttgCTGTAACGACCACATCGGGCAGcaaggaagaagaagcggaaTTGCTCCCGACTCCGTGCTGGCACTCATCTGAGAATGACAAAAATGTCAGTGGTGCCACCTAG